From one Pempheris klunzingeri isolate RE-2024b chromosome 5, fPemKlu1.hap1, whole genome shotgun sequence genomic stretch:
- the klhdc4 gene encoding kelch domain-containing protein 4 — MGKKGKKEKKVKGAEKTAAKMEKKVSKRSKREEEDLEALIAEFQNLDSKKTQVVETTCSPPSPRLSASLSAHPEKDELILFGGEYYNGKKTYLYNDLFFYNIKKNSWVKSEIPNPPPPRCSHQAVVVPQGGGQLWVFGGEFASPNGEQFYHYKDLWVLHLATHTWENIKAPGGPSGRSGHRMVVCKKQLLVFGGFHESTRDFIYYNDVYSFSLDTFSWSRLAPSGSAPCPRSACQMTTTPDGTGVIIYGGYSKVRVKKDVEKGTIHSDMFHLKREGKDGQEKWLWSRVNPSGSKPPPRSGFSLAVGPAGRAVLFGGVCDEEEEESLEGDFYNDLYLYDTVKSRWFPGLLRGNKSDKKKRRRGKKGGAEGEGGEKEEQEEGGAAASQAPTEVIKEIVTEDGTVMTIKEVIPRAQEEEEEEEEEEEEEEEGGEDGSASAPSVEPCPRSSAMATTRQGKLFLYGGMFEVGDRQFTLNDFYCLDLNKMDQWEVLVEMDPKTQEWLEESESEDEEEEEEEEVEGEEAKGAEGEEEESEEESEDEEEHPAVQEGESVTDYQTRTEQYWMGLARANMGPDTKDKKVAKVALAMAKVFYEDQ, encoded by the exons ATGggcaaaaaaggaaagaaggaaaagaaggtGAAGGGAGCGGAGAAGACAGCCgccaaaatggagaaaaaggtTTCAAAGAGGTCTAAACGAGAAGAG GAGGATTTGGAGGCTCTGATTGCTGAGTTTCAGAATCTGGATTCGAAGAAGACCCAAGTTGTAGAGACGACATGTTCACCTCCATCACCGAG aTTGAGTGCGTCTCTCTCTGCCCATCCTGAGAAAGACGAACTCATCCTGTTTGGAGGAGAATACTACAATGGCAAGAAG ACGTACCTGTACAACGATCTGTTTTTCTACAACATCAAGAAGAACAGCTGGGTTAAATCAGAGATCCCCAACCCTCCTCCCCCACGCTGCTCTCACCAG GCGGTGGTAGTCCCCCAGGGTGGGGGCCAGCTCTGGGTGTTTGGGGGAGAGTTTGCTTCTCCAAACGGGGAACAGTTCTACCACTACAAAGACCTTTGGGTGCTGCACCTGGCTACACACACCTGGGAGAACATCAA GGCGCCTGGTGGTCCATCAGGTCGCAGTGGCCACCGGATGGTCGTCTGCAAGaaacagctgcttgtgtttggaGGTTTCCATGAGAGCACCAG GGACTTTATCTACTACAATGACGTCTACTCTTTCTCCCTGGACACCTTCTCCTGGTCACGCCTCGCTCCATCAGGCTCCGCCCCCTGCCCACGCTCCGCCTGTCAGATGACGACCACACCTGACGGCACGGGTGTCATCATCTACGGGGGATACTCTAAAgtg AGGGTCAAGAAGGATGTGGAGAAGGGGACCATCCACTCTGACATGTTTCACCTGAAGCGAGAGGGCAAAGATGGCCAAG AGAAGTGGTTGTGGTCCAGGGTGAACCCCTCTGGCAGCAAGCCCCCCCCTCGCTCTGGGTTTTCTCTGGCGGTGGGGCCAGCAGGGCGGGCGGTGCTGTTTGGTGGGGTTtgtgatgaggaagaggaggagtctCTGGAGGGCGACTTCTACAACGACCTCTACCTGTATGACACAGTGAAGAGCCGCTGGTTCCCCGGCCTGCTCAGG GGAAACAAGTCAGACAAGAAGAAACGACGGAGGGGGAAGAAGGGTGGGgcggagggagagggaggagaaaaggaggagcaggaagaggggggggcaGCGGCATCTCAGGCACCCACTGAGGTCATCAAGGAGATTGTCACCGAGGACGGCACAGTGATGACCATCAAGGAAGTGATCCCTAGGgctcaggaggaggaagaggaagaggaggaggaggaggaagaggaagaggagggaggagagga TGGCTCAGCCTCGGCCCCCTCGGTGGAGCCCTGCCCGAGGTCCAGCGCCATGGCAACAACGCGTCAGGGGAAGCTCTTCCTGTACGGGGGGATGTTTGAGGTGGGCGACCGCCAGTTCACCCTGAACGACTTCTACTGCCTGGACCTGAACAAGATGGACCAGTGGGAGGTTCTGGTTGAAATGGACCCAA agacacaggagtGGCTGGAAGAGTCTGAGtcggaggatgaggaggaggaggaggaggaggaggtggagggggaagAGGCAAAAGGAGcagaaggggaggaagaagagtctGAAGAGGAAAGCGAAG atgAAGAGGAGCACCCGGCAGTGCAGGAGGGAGAGTCGGTGACGGATTACCAAACCCGTACAGAGCAGTACTGGATGGGACTGGCACGAGCCAACATGGGCCCCGACACCAAGGACAAAAAGGTCGCCAAGGTCGCCCTTGCCATGGCTAAAGTCTTCTATGAAGACCAGTAA